GCTCGGCGGCGCGCGCCTGCGACTGGGAGATCACCCGTACGCTGCCGAACTCGCGTCGCTGGGACTGCCGAAACGCGCGATCGTGTCCAGTTCGGCTGCCAACGTGCAGATGACTTTCGCAGACGCCGAGGTGATCTCATGACGCAGGTGCTCGCCAGACCCGACGTCGACCTCGCCAACGGCATGTTCTACGCCGACGGACGCGCCCGCGAGGCGTACCGCTGGATGCGGGCCAACGAACCGGTGTTCCGTGACCGCAACGGGCAGGCCGCGGCCACGACGTATCAGGCCGTGCTCGATGCCGAACGCAACCCCGAACTGTTCTCGTCGACCGGCGGCATCCGCCCCGACCAGCCCGGCATGCCGTACATGATCGACATGGACGATCCGCAACATCTGTTGCGCCGCAAGCTCGTCAACGCCGGCTTCACCCGCAAGCGGGTGATGGACAAGATCGACTCGATCGGCCGGTTGTGCGACACACTGATCGACGCAGTGTGTGAGCGCGGCGAGTGCGACTTCGTCCGCGACATCGCGGCCCCGCTGCCCATGGCCGTGATCGGTGACATGCTCGGCGTGCTGCCTTCCGAGCGCGACATGCTGCTTCGGTGGTCCGACGATCTGGTGTGTGGGCTCTCGTCGCACGTCGACGAGGCGGCGATCAAGAAGCTCATGGACACCTTCGCCGCCTACACCGAGTTCACCAAGGACGTCATCACCAAGCGTCGTGCCGAACCGACCGACGACCTGTTCTCGGTGCTGGTGAACTCCGAGGTCGAGGGATCCCGGATGAGCGACGACGAGATCGTGTTCGAGACACTGTTGATCCTCATCGGTGGCGACGAGACCACCCGGCACACCCTCTCCGGCGGGACGGAACAGCTTCTGCGCCACCGCGATCAGTGGGATGCGCTGGTCGCCGATGCCGACCTGCTGCCCGGGGCGATCGAGGAGATGCTCCGCTGGACCTCACCGGTGAAGAACATGTGCCGAACTCTGACCGCGGACACGGTGTTCCACGGCACCGAGTTGAAGGCCGGGGAGAAGATCATGCTGATGTTCGAGTCCGCCAACTTCGACGAGACCGTCTTCGGCGATCCGGACAACTTCCGCATCGACCGAAATCCCAACAGCCACCTCGCCTTTGGCTTCGGTACCCACTTCTGCCTCGGCAACCAGCTGGCACGCCTCGAACTCAAACTCATGACCGAGCGGGTGCTCCGCAGACTGCCCGACCTTCGGCTCGCCGACGGTGCCGAGGTGCCCCTGCGGCCTGCCAACTTCGTCAGCGGGCCCGAATCGATGCCGGTCGTGTTCACACCTACCGCACCGGTGTTGGGCTAGGCGCTCGCGGCTGCTCGCGAGTGTGAATCCTCAGCGACTTTCCGGCCGATTTTTCGCTGACGTTTCACACTCGCGGAGAACGCGGAACGCCCGCCGCCTCGATCCTCTTGAGAATGTCGGCCTCACCGTCTTGCACCGTCACCCGGATGTGGGTCCAGCCCAGCCGCGTGACGGTCTCCGACTTGCGGATGTCCCGGTTGAACCGTCGCCGGTCGGTCCGGTGCTGGTCGCCCTCATAGTCGAGGGCAACCATGACGTCTTCCCAGCCCATGTCGAAAACCCCGACCAGCACCCCGTATTCGTCGTGAACCGGGATCTGGGTTTGTGGACGAGGGAAGCCGCCGCGGATGACCTGCAACCGGAGCCAGGTCTCGCGGGGTGACTCGGCGCCACCGTCGACGAGGTCGAGCGCCTGGCGTGCGGTCTTGATGCCTCGTCGGCCCCGATACCGGTCCGCGAGGAGTTCGACGTCGGCCATCTTGAGCCGAGTCGCGTTGGCCAGCGCGTCGATGAGCGTCACGGCCGCATCGAGCGGATACCGGCACGCCAGATCAAGCGCCGTGCGTGCGGGCGTTGTCACCCGCATCCCGCCGACGACGGTGACCTCGTCGTCGTCGAATCTGTCCAGCCACGTGTGTATTCCACGCGGTGGGCGGCGGTTGTCGTGGATCAACTCGGCGGGTCGGCGCGGGTCGAGCCACTTCGCGCCGTGCAGTGCCGACGCCGAGCGACCGGCCAGCACCGCGCGTCGATCCGACCACAACCACGCGGCCTTCGCGCGCAGCGCTGCCGTGGGTTCGGTGTCCTTCGGGACGTAGACGCCCGGGTACACCGCCCGATACCGGCTACGCAGCTGATAAGGAGTCGCGATGCCGCATGCGACGGCTTCGGTGCCGATGACTGGATCCCCCATGCGGGGAGTGTGCCCCCGGGTACCGACAGCCGCGCGAGTGTGAAACGTCAGCGAAAAATCGGCCGAAAAGTCGCAGAGGTTTCACAGTCGCGACATGGGGTTCGCCACCTACTTCATCTGGAACTTCGGGGCGCGCTTCTCCTTGAACGCCCGCGGGCCTTCCTTGGCGTCCTCGGACAGGAACACCGGGATGCCGTTGGCGGTGTCGGGCTTGAAGGCGTCGTTCTCGTGCATACCCTCGGTCTCGCGGATGGTCTTGAGGATCGCCTGCACGGCCAGCGGACCGTTGTTGTTGATCACCTCGGCGATCTCAAGGGCCTTGTCCAACGCGGTGCCGTCGGGAACGACGTAGCCGATGAGGCCGTACTCCTTGGCCTCGGCCGCGGTGATGTGGCGTCCGGTCAGCAGCATGTCGCACGCGATGGTGTAGGGGATCTGGCGCACCAGGCGCACGGCAGAACCGCCCATCGGGTACAGGCTCCACTTCGCCTCGGAGATCCCGAACTTGGCGCTCTCACCGGCCACGCGGATGTCGGTGCCCTGCAGGATCTCGGTGCCACCGGCGATCGCGGGACCCTCTACCGCGGCGATCAGTGGCTTGGTCAGGCGACGCCCCTTGAGCAGACCGTCGATGCGCGACGGGTCGTAGCTGCCGTCCTTGAACGACTCACCCGGCGGCTTCTTGTCGGCGCCCTTGAGGTCCATGCCCGAGCAGAAGTATCCGCCCGCGCCGGTAAGGATGCAGGTGCGGATCTCCGGATCGTTGTCGACGCGGTCCCAAGCGGAGACCATGATCGAGAGCATCTCGGACGAAAGTGCGTTGCGCGCCTCCGGTCGGTTCAGCGTCACGATCAGAGTGTGTCCGCGCTGCTCAACGAGGGCGTCGGGCCCCTTGCTGGTCTCACTCACGGGTATTGGCCTCCATGCTCGGTAACCCCAGACTTGTCTGGAAATGTAACACGTTCTAGTTTAGGTTCCGTGGCTCTGAACATTGCGGATCTTGCCGAGCACGCCATCGACGCTGTGCCTGACCGTGTCGCGCTGATTTCCGGCGGCGAGCAGCTGACCTACGGGCAGCTGGAGGAGAAAGCCAATCGCTTCGCGCACTACCTGCTGGAGCAGGGCATCAAGAAGGACGACAAGGTCGGCTTGTACTGCCGCAACCGGATCGAGATCGTCATCGCGATGCTGGGCATCGTCAAGGCCGGCGCGATCCTGGTCAACGTCAACTTCCGTTACGTCGAGGGCGAACTCAAATACCTCTTCGAGAACTCCGACATGGTCGCGCTGGTGCACGAGCGCCGCTACTCCGACCGCGTCGCCAACGTGCTGCCGGAGACGCCGAACATCAAGACGATCCTCGTCGTCGAGGACGGGTCCGATGATGACTATGAGCGGTTCGGCGGCGTCGAGTTCTACGCGGCGCTGCAGAACAGCTCGCCGGAACGTGACTTCGGCCAGCGCAGCGAGGACGACATCTACCTGCTCTACACGGGCGGCACCACCGGGTTCCCCAAGGGTGTGATGTGGCGCCACGAGGACATCTACCGTGTGCTGTTCGGCGGCACCGACTTCGCGACCGGCGAGCCGATCGAGGACGAGTACGGGCTGGCCAAGCAGGCCGCCGCGAACCCGCCGATGGTGCGCTACCCGATCCCGCCGATGATCCACGGCGCGACGCAGTCGGCCACCTGGATGGCGCTGTTCGCCGGTGGAACCGTGCTTCTCACACCGGAATTCGATCCCGATGAGGTGTGGCAGGCCATCCACGACCACAAGGTCAACCTGCTGTTCTTCACCGGCGACGCGATGGCCCGGCCCCTGCTGGACTCGCTGCTGGCGGCCAAGGAGCAGGGCAAGGAATACGACCTGTCGAGCCTGTTCCTGTTGGCCAGCACCGCGGCGCTGTTCTCGACGAGCCTCAAGGAGAAGTTCCTCGAACTGCTGCCCAACCGGGTCATCACCGACTCGATCGGTTCGTCGGAGACCGGCTTCGGCGGCACCAGCGTCGTGGCGAAGGGCCAGTCGCACACCGGCGGCCCCCGCGTGACCATCGACAAGAACACCGTGGTCCTCGACGAGGACGGCAACGAGGTCAAGCCCGGTTCGGGGGTGCGCGGCGTGATCGCCAAGCGTGGCCACATCCCGCTCGGCTATTACAAGGACGAGAAGAAGACCGCCGAGACGTTCAAGACGATCAACGGTGTGCGGTACGCGATTCCGGGTGACTACGCCGAGGTCGAGGCCGACGGCAGCGTGACCATGCTGGGACGCGGCTCGGTGTCGATCAACTCCGGCGGCGAGAAGATCTACCCAGAAGAGGTCGAGGCCGCGCTCAAGGGACATCCGGACGTGTTCGATGCACTCGTGGTCGGTGTGCCCGATCCGCGTTTCGGTCAGCACGTCGCCGCCGTCGTCCAGGCCCGCGAGGGCACACGCCCGACGCTGCCCGAGCTCGACGCCCATGTGCGCACCGAGATCGCGGGATACAAAGTGCCGCGCAGCCTTTGGCTGGTCGACGAGATCAAGCGGTCCCCGGCGGGCAAGCCCGACTACCGCTGGGCCAAGGACGTCACCGAGGAGCGCCCGGCCGACGAGGTGCACGCCAATCATGTCGGCGCGAATTCCAAGTGCGGGATGAAGAATGAAAACTGAGCTCTGTGAACGGTTCGGGATCGAGTACCCGATCTTCGTCTTCACCCCGTCGGAAAAGGTCGCGGCCGCGGTGAGCAAGGCCGGCGGACTCGGGGTGCTGGGCTGTGTCCGATTCAACGACGCCGACGATCTCGAGAACGTCCTGCAGTGGATGGACGCCAACACCGACGGCAAGCCGTACGGCGTCGACGTCGTGATGCCCGCCAAGGTCCCCACCGAGGGCACGGCCGTCGACATCAACAAGCTGATTCCGCAGGGCCACCGTGACTTCGTCGCGAAAACCCTTGCGGATCTGGGCGTCCCGCCGCTGCCCGAGGACGGCGAGCGCAACGAGGGCGTGCTGGGCTGGCTGCACTCGGTGGCCCGCAGCCACGTCGAGGTCGCGCTCAAGCACCCCATCAAGCTGATCGCCAACGCGCTGGGCTCACCGCCCAAGGACGTCATCGACCAGGCGCACGCCGCGGGTGTCCCGGTGGCGGCGCTGGCCGGTAGCGCCAAGCACGCTCTGCGCCACGTCGAGAACGGTGTCGACATCGTCGTCGCGCAGGGTCACGAGGCCGGTGGGCACACCGGAGAGATCGGCTCGGTGGTGCTGTGGCCGGAAATCGTTGACGCCCTCGACGGCAAGGCGCCGGTGCTGGCCGCGGGCGGCATCGGCACCGGCAAGCAGGTCGCGGCGGCCCTGGCGCTCGGCGCGTCCGGCGTGTGGATGGGCTCGGCGTTTTTGACCTCGGCCGAATACGACCTCGGGCACCGCAAGCCAAGCGGCATCTCCACGATCCAGGAGGCGCTGCTGCGGGCGGGCACGGCCGACACCGTGCGCCGCAAGATCTACACCGGCAAGCCTGCGCGTCTGCTCAAGACCAAGTGGACCGACGCCTGGGATGCCCCGGACGCCCCCGAACCGCTGCCGATGCCGCTGCAGAACATCCTGGTCAGCGAGGCGCATCAGCGCATGAACGAGTCGGACAACCCCGACACGGTGTCGATGCCGGTCGGGCAGATCGTCGGCCGGATGAACGAGATCCGTCCGGTCGCCGACATCATCGCCGAACTCGTCAGCGGGTTCGAGGCCGCGACCAACCGTCTCGACACCGTCCGCGACGCCTGATTTCTCCTGCCGAGCAGACGCAAAACTGCGCTCTTTCCAGCGAAATTGGGCAGTTTTGCGTCTGCTCGCGAGAAGAGGTCAGCGGCCGGGGAGCTTCTGGACGGCCTGGATCATGGGCGTCAGGGCCTTCTGCCACAGCGTGCCCGGAATGCCGAGCGGCGGATCGAGATTGAGCACGCGCGCGGTGGCCACGGTCTGGGACTCGGTGTATTTGAGGATGCCGTCGGCCCCGTGCCGGCGGCCCAGGCCCGAGGCCTTCATACCGCCCATCGGGGCGGCGGTGCTGCCGAACGCCAACGCATACCCCTCGTCGACGTTGACGGTGCCGGCCTGCAGTCGTGCCGCGATGGCCTCACCCTCGGCCTTGCTGCCGGCCCACACGCTCGCGTTGAGGCCGTACTCGGTGTCA
This genomic window from Mycolicibacterium goodii contains:
- a CDS encoding NAD(P)H-dependent flavin oxidoreductase produces the protein MKTELCERFGIEYPIFVFTPSEKVAAAVSKAGGLGVLGCVRFNDADDLENVLQWMDANTDGKPYGVDVVMPAKVPTEGTAVDINKLIPQGHRDFVAKTLADLGVPPLPEDGERNEGVLGWLHSVARSHVEVALKHPIKLIANALGSPPKDVIDQAHAAGVPVAALAGSAKHALRHVENGVDIVVAQGHEAGGHTGEIGSVVLWPEIVDALDGKAPVLAAGGIGTGKQVAAALALGASGVWMGSAFLTSAEYDLGHRKPSGISTIQEALLRAGTADTVRRKIYTGKPARLLKTKWTDAWDAPDAPEPLPMPLQNILVSEAHQRMNESDNPDTVSMPVGQIVGRMNEIRPVADIIAELVSGFEAATNRLDTVRDA
- a CDS encoding acyl-CoA synthetase, translated to MALNIADLAEHAIDAVPDRVALISGGEQLTYGQLEEKANRFAHYLLEQGIKKDDKVGLYCRNRIEIVIAMLGIVKAGAILVNVNFRYVEGELKYLFENSDMVALVHERRYSDRVANVLPETPNIKTILVVEDGSDDDYERFGGVEFYAALQNSSPERDFGQRSEDDIYLLYTGGTTGFPKGVMWRHEDIYRVLFGGTDFATGEPIEDEYGLAKQAAANPPMVRYPIPPMIHGATQSATWMALFAGGTVLLTPEFDPDEVWQAIHDHKVNLLFFTGDAMARPLLDSLLAAKEQGKEYDLSSLFLLASTAALFSTSLKEKFLELLPNRVITDSIGSSETGFGGTSVVAKGQSHTGGPRVTIDKNTVVLDEDGNEVKPGSGVRGVIAKRGHIPLGYYKDEKKTAETFKTINGVRYAIPGDYAEVEADGSVTMLGRGSVSINSGGEKIYPEEVEAALKGHPDVFDALVVGVPDPRFGQHVAAVVQAREGTRPTLPELDAHVRTEIAGYKVPRSLWLVDEIKRSPAGKPDYRWAKDVTEERPADEVHANHVGANSKCGMKNEN
- the cyp142 gene encoding steroid C26-monooxygenase Cyp142; amino-acid sequence: MTQVLARPDVDLANGMFYADGRAREAYRWMRANEPVFRDRNGQAAATTYQAVLDAERNPELFSSTGGIRPDQPGMPYMIDMDDPQHLLRRKLVNAGFTRKRVMDKIDSIGRLCDTLIDAVCERGECDFVRDIAAPLPMAVIGDMLGVLPSERDMLLRWSDDLVCGLSSHVDEAAIKKLMDTFAAYTEFTKDVITKRRAEPTDDLFSVLVNSEVEGSRMSDDEIVFETLLILIGGDETTRHTLSGGTEQLLRHRDQWDALVADADLLPGAIEEMLRWTSPVKNMCRTLTADTVFHGTELKAGEKIMLMFESANFDETVFGDPDNFRIDRNPNSHLAFGFGTHFCLGNQLARLELKLMTERVLRRLPDLRLADGAEVPLRPANFVSGPESMPVVFTPTAPVLG
- a CDS encoding crotonase/enoyl-CoA hydratase family protein, whose translation is MSETSKGPDALVEQRGHTLIVTLNRPEARNALSSEMLSIMVSAWDRVDNDPEIRTCILTGAGGYFCSGMDLKGADKKPPGESFKDGSYDPSRIDGLLKGRRLTKPLIAAVEGPAIAGGTEILQGTDIRVAGESAKFGISEAKWSLYPMGGSAVRLVRQIPYTIACDMLLTGRHITAAEAKEYGLIGYVVPDGTALDKALEIAEVINNNGPLAVQAILKTIRETEGMHENDAFKPDTANGIPVFLSEDAKEGPRAFKEKRAPKFQMK
- a CDS encoding type IV toxin-antitoxin system AbiEi family antitoxin; the protein is MGDPVIGTEAVACGIATPYQLRSRYRAVYPGVYVPKDTEPTAALRAKAAWLWSDRRAVLAGRSASALHGAKWLDPRRPAELIHDNRRPPRGIHTWLDRFDDDEVTVVGGMRVTTPARTALDLACRYPLDAAVTLIDALANATRLKMADVELLADRYRGRRGIKTARQALDLVDGGAESPRETWLRLQVIRGGFPRPQTQIPVHDEYGVLVGVFDMGWEDVMVALDYEGDQHRTDRRRFNRDIRKSETVTRLGWTHIRVTVQDGEADILKRIEAAGVPRSPRV